The following are encoded together in the Phenylobacterium sp. NIBR 498073 genome:
- a CDS encoding DUF4928 family protein produces MSAPSAIEDAKALDLEAALTHFAEAHGVRSKGALCLPLVVTDHARVMGLPLDPNRLRTDKEGQVLGLGKGKVQQILARHGIDRVLAEEGGRTSRGSLGKMSAYVAFLNARSAEGAFDLDAVEKFWIARVREFFAAKPFVLRIDPTLSLRSAFRHLFAQAEARQKEMQGTMVVGTIMQHLVGAKLEGVFGATIGHHSASTKDEGQARPGDFNIGDLAIHVSTAPGEALIRKCQANLASGQRPVIVTTARGVTVAAGLAENAGIAERLDVFDVEQWLAAEILDRAGDSIVGRNQAVVQLLDRYNAIIGKVETDPSLRIEVAAAGRGG; encoded by the coding sequence GTGAGCGCCCCCTCTGCGATCGAAGACGCCAAAGCACTCGATCTGGAGGCAGCACTCACGCATTTCGCGGAGGCCCACGGCGTACGCTCCAAGGGCGCGCTCTGCCTTCCACTGGTTGTCACTGACCACGCCCGCGTCATGGGCCTGCCGCTCGACCCGAACCGGTTGCGCACAGACAAGGAAGGTCAGGTGCTCGGCCTCGGCAAAGGTAAGGTTCAACAGATCCTTGCCCGGCACGGCATCGACCGCGTGCTAGCGGAGGAGGGCGGGCGGACGAGCCGCGGATCGCTTGGCAAGATGAGTGCGTATGTCGCCTTCTTGAACGCCCGATCGGCCGAAGGCGCGTTCGATCTGGATGCGGTGGAGAAGTTCTGGATTGCACGGGTGCGCGAGTTCTTCGCGGCAAAGCCCTTTGTGCTGCGCATCGATCCTACCCTGAGCCTGCGATCCGCCTTCCGCCATCTCTTCGCCCAGGCGGAGGCGCGCCAGAAGGAGATGCAGGGAACAATGGTCGTGGGTACGATCATGCAGCATCTGGTCGGGGCTAAGCTCGAAGGTGTCTTTGGCGCGACCATTGGCCACCATTCTGCCTCGACCAAGGACGAGGGACAGGCCAGGCCTGGCGACTTCAACATCGGTGACCTCGCCATTCACGTCTCAACGGCGCCGGGCGAAGCGTTGATCCGAAAGTGCCAGGCAAACCTTGCTTCCGGGCAGCGGCCAGTAATCGTTACCACGGCTCGCGGGGTGACAGTCGCTGCTGGTCTCGCGGAGAATGCAGGCATCGCCGAGCGACTGGATGTCTTCGACGTAGAGCAGTGGCTGGCTGCCGAGATTCTCGATCGCGCTGGCGACAGCATCGTTGGCCGAAATCAGGCGGTGGTTCAGCTGCTTGATCGCTACAACGCCATCATTGGTAAGGTGGAAACCGACCCTTCGCTAAGGATCGAAGTGGCTGCAGCTGGGCGCGGCGGTTGA
- a CDS encoding OsmC family protein has product MLEYHVSARRQDQHGSLAACKDAEIVLDTDMNGRPDAFNPAELFLASIAACMIKGIERVTPMLKFDLRGVEVRLHGVRQDAPPMMVSVDYELTVDTDEDDQRLELLHKNVRKYGTISNTVAQATKLVGVIKRKA; this is encoded by the coding sequence ATGCTCGAGTACCATGTCTCCGCGCGACGGCAGGACCAACACGGCAGCTTGGCCGCCTGCAAAGACGCCGAGATCGTCCTGGACACGGACATGAACGGACGCCCCGACGCATTCAATCCGGCGGAGCTGTTCCTCGCTTCGATCGCCGCCTGCATGATCAAGGGCATCGAACGGGTGACGCCCATGCTGAAGTTCGATCTGCGCGGCGTCGAGGTCAGGCTGCATGGCGTGCGCCAGGACGCCCCGCCGATGATGGTCTCGGTGGACTACGAACTCACGGTCGACACCGACGAGGACGATCAGCGCCTGGAACTTCTGCACAAGAACGTCCGCAAGTACGGCACGATCTCGAACACGGTGGCGCAGGCGACGAAGCTCGTAGGCGTCATTAAGCGCAAGGCCTGA
- a CDS encoding VOC family protein — MKRILFLCVTNSARSQMAEGLARSILGDRAIVGSAGSAPTALNPNAVEVMNEIDVDISHHAAKSLDAADVEVVDLAVTLCMDEVCPVRPGRMRRLHWPVADPESGDPSLTPEDLRARFRTARDQIKARIEVLAGLLDLPPGPDAQEFHSSIRVGDLAASTRFYAWLLGTWPKEWTHRYATFIRSDLKLNFVLLVSDGKTLNHDTLYHLGIEVADREAVVAAYHKALGLGAKVEKPPRTTWKGTPLHELWLTDPDGNLIEVYARLTELQLSEKPADESPVFLVPGTA; from the coding sequence ATGAAGCGCATTCTCTTCCTTTGCGTCACCAACTCCGCACGCAGCCAGATGGCCGAGGGCTTGGCCAGAAGCATCCTGGGAGACCGGGCCATCGTAGGAAGCGCCGGGTCGGCACCCACGGCGCTCAACCCCAACGCGGTTGAGGTGATGAACGAGATCGACGTGGACATTTCCCATCACGCCGCGAAATCCCTGGATGCCGCCGACGTAGAGGTCGTCGATCTCGCGGTGACGCTCTGCATGGACGAGGTCTGCCCCGTGCGGCCGGGACGCATGCGTCGATTGCACTGGCCCGTTGCGGACCCGGAGTCCGGCGATCCCTCGCTCACGCCCGAAGACCTGCGGGCGCGCTTCCGGACCGCGCGGGACCAGATCAAGGCCCGCATCGAGGTCTTGGCGGGTCTGCTCGATCTCCCGCCGGGGCCCGACGCCCAGGAATTCCACAGCAGCATTCGTGTCGGAGACTTGGCCGCCAGCACGCGGTTCTACGCTTGGCTGCTCGGGACCTGGCCCAAGGAGTGGACGCACCGCTACGCGACCTTCATCCGCAGTGACCTGAAGCTCAATTTCGTCCTGCTCGTCTCGGACGGAAAGACGCTGAACCACGACACCCTCTATCACCTCGGAATCGAGGTCGCGGATCGCGAGGCGGTGGTCGCCGCCTACCACAAGGCGCTCGGCCTCGGGGCCAAGGTGGAGAAGCCGCCGCGGACGACGTGGAAGGGGACGCCCCTGCATGAGCTGTGGCTCACCGATCCAGACGGCAACCTGATCGAGGTCTATGCGCGTCTGACCGAGCTGCAACTGTCTGAAAAGCCAGCGGACGAATCGCCGGTGTTCCTAGTTCCCGGCACAGCCTGA